One Buteo buteo chromosome 31, bButBut1.hap1.1, whole genome shotgun sequence genomic region harbors:
- the TGFB1I1 gene encoding transforming growth factor beta-1-induced transcript 1 protein isoform X7, which yields MGCLGVFEVPRGCGAPHRGPTDTSRPTQERPTGAPLCGMRHRGGLQGAPWGAWGSSRCPIGVGCPTEVQRTPRDPHKNIPLAPHCWGHTVEVVFKVPRGVLGGLRGAPWVWGAPRRSNGHPATPTRTSHWRPVAWDAPSRWSSRCPVGCLGVFEVPHGCGVPHRGPTDTSQPTQERPTGAPLRGMSHRGGLRGAPWGAWGSSRCSVGCLGVFEVPHGCGVPHRGPTDTPRPPQEHPTGTPLRGMRHRGGLRGAPWGAWGSSKCPVGYLGVFEVPRGCGVPHRGPTDTPRPPQEHPTGTPLRGMRHRGGLRGAPWGAWGSSKCPVGYLGVFEVPRGCGAPHGGPTDTPRPPQEHSTGEPLDGAHHRVGHEGFLGGLGGLHARDPRRGIV from the exons ATGGGGTGCTTGGGGGTCTTCGAA GTGCCCCGTGGGTGTGGGGCGCCCCACAGAGGTCCAACGGACACCTCGCGACCAACACAAGAACGTCCCACCGGCGCCCCGTTGTGTGGGATGCGCCATCGAGGTGGTCTTCAAGGTGCTCCATGGGGTGCTTGGGGGTCTTCGAGGTGCCCCATAGGTGTGGGGTGCCCCACAGAGGTCCAACGGACACCCCGCGACCCCCACAAGAACATCCCACTGGCGCCCCATTGCTGGGGGCACACCGTCGAGGTGGTCTTCAAGGTGCCCCGTGGGGTGCTTGGGGGTCTTCGAGGTGCCCCGTGGGTGTGGGGCGCCCCACGGAGGTCCAACGGACACCCTGCGACCCCCACAAGAACATCCCACTGGCGCCCCGTTGCATGGGATGCGCCATCGAGGTGGTCTTCGAGGTGCCCTGTGGGGTGCTTGGGGGTCTTCGAA GTGCCCCATGGGTGTGGGGTGCCCCACAGAGGTCCAACGGACACCTCGCAACCAACACAAGAACGTCCCACCGGCGCCCCGTTGCGTGGGATGAGCCATCGAGGTGGTCTTCGAGGTGCTCCATGGGGTGCTTGGGGGTCTTCGAG GTGCTCCGTGGGGTGCTTGGGGGTCTTCGAGGTGCCCCATGGGTGTGGGGTGCCCCACAGAGGTCCAACAGACACCCCGCGACCCCCACAAGAACATCCCACTGGCACCCCGTTGCGTGGGATGCGCCATCGAGGTGGTCTTCGAGGTGCTCCGTGGGGTGCTTGGGGGTCTTCGAAGTGCCCTGTGGGGTACTTGGGGGTCTTCGAGGTGCCCCGTGGGTGTGGGGTGCCCCACAGAGGTCCAACGGACACCCCGCGACCCCCACAAGAACATCCCACTGGCACCCCATTGCGTGGGATGCGCCATCGAGGTGGTCTTCGAGGTGCTCCGTGGGGTGCTTGGGGGTCTTCGAAGTGCCCTGTGGGGTACTTGGGGGTCTTCGAGGTGCCCCGTGGGTGTGGGGCGCCCCACGGAGGTCCAACGGACACCCCGCGACCCCCACAAGAACATTCCACGGGTGAACCGCTGGATGGGGCGCACCACCGGGTTGGTCACGAAGGTTTcttggggggcttgggggggctTCACGCCCGAGACCCGAGGCGTGGAATAGTCTAG
- the TGFB1I1 gene encoding transforming growth factor beta-1-induced transcript 1 protein isoform X4 has translation MGCLGVFEVPRGCGAPHRGPTDTSRPTQERPTGAPLCGMRHRGGLQGAPWGAWGSSRCPIGVGCPTEVQRTPRDPHKNIPLAPHCWGHTVEVVFKVPRGVLGGLRGAPWVWGAPRRSNGHPATPTRTSHWRPVAWDAPSRWSSRCPVGCLGVFEVPHGCGVPHRGPTDTSQPTQERPTGAPLRGMSHRGGLRGAPWGAWGSSRCPMGVGCPTEVQQTPRDPHKNIPLAPRCVGCAIEVVFEVLRGVLGGLRGAPWVWGAPQRSNRHPATPTRTSHWHPVAWDAPSRWSSRCSVGCLGVFEVPRGCGVPHRGPTDTPRPPQEHPTGTPLRGMRHRGGLRGAPWGAWGSSKCPVGYLGVFEVPRGCGAPHGGPTDTPRPPQEHSTGEPLDGAHHRVGHEGFLGGLGGLHARDPRRGIV, from the exons ATGGGGTGCTTGGGGGTCTTCGAA GTGCCCCGTGGGTGTGGGGCGCCCCACAGAGGTCCAACGGACACCTCGCGACCAACACAAGAACGTCCCACCGGCGCCCCGTTGTGTGGGATGCGCCATCGAGGTGGTCTTCAAGGTGCTCCATGGGGTGCTTGGGGGTCTTCGAGGTGCCCCATAGGTGTGGGGTGCCCCACAGAGGTCCAACGGACACCCCGCGACCCCCACAAGAACATCCCACTGGCGCCCCATTGCTGGGGGCACACCGTCGAGGTGGTCTTCAAGGTGCCCCGTGGGGTGCTTGGGGGTCTTCGAGGTGCCCCGTGGGTGTGGGGCGCCCCACGGAGGTCCAACGGACACCCTGCGACCCCCACAAGAACATCCCACTGGCGCCCCGTTGCATGGGATGCGCCATCGAGGTGGTCTTCGAGGTGCCCTGTGGGGTGCTTGGGGGTCTTCGAA GTGCCCCATGGGTGTGGGGTGCCCCACAGAGGTCCAACGGACACCTCGCAACCAACACAAGAACGTCCCACCGGCGCCCCGTTGCGTGGGATGAGCCATCGAGGTGGTCTTCGAGGTGCTCCATGGGGTGCTTGGGGGTCTTCGAGGTGCCCCATGGGTGTGGGGTGCCCCACAGAGGTCCAACAGACACCCCGCGACCCCCACAAGAACATCCCACTGGCACCCCGTTGCGTGGGATGCGCCATCGAGGTGGTCTTCGAGGTGCTCCGTGGGGTGCTTGGGGGTCTTCGAGGTGCCCCATGGGTGTGGGGTGCCCCACAGAGGTCCAACAGACACCCCGCGACCCCCACAAGAACATCCCACTGGCACCCCGTTGCGTGGGATGCGCCATCGAGGTGGTCTTCGAGGTGCTCCGTGGGGTGCTTGGGGGTCTTCGAA GTGCCCCGTGGGTGTGGGGTGCCCCACAGAGGTCCAACGGACACCCCGCGACCCCCACAAGAACATCCCACTGGCACCCCATTGCGTGGGATGCGCCATCGAGGTGGTCTTCGAGGTGCTCCGTGGGGTGCTTGGGGGTCTTCGAAGTGCCCTGTGGGGTACTTGGGGGTCTTCGAGGTGCCCCGTGGGTGTGGGGCGCCCCACGGAGGTCCAACGGACACCCCGCGACCCCCACAAGAACATTCCACGGGTGAACCGCTGGATGGGGCGCACCACCGGGTTGGTCACGAAGGTTTcttggggggcttgggggggctTCACGCCCGAGACCCGAGGCGTGGAATAGTCTAG
- the TGFB1I1 gene encoding transforming growth factor beta-1-induced transcript 1 protein isoform X6, translated as MGCLGVFEVPRGCGAPHRGPTDTSRPTQERPTGAPLCGMRHRGGLQGAPWGAWGSSRCPVGCLGVFEVPRGCGAPHGGPTDTLRPPQEHPTGAPLHGMRHRGGLRGALWGAWGSSKCPVGCLGVFEVPHGCGVPHRGPTDTSQPTQERPTGAPLRGMSHRGGLRGAPWGAWGSSRCPMGVGCPTEVQQTPRDPHKNIPLAPRCVGCAIEVVFEVLRGVLGGLRGAPWVWGAPQRSNRHPATPTRTSHWHPVAWDAPSRWSSRCSVGCLGVFEVPRGCGVPHRGPTDTPRPPQEHPTGTPLRGMRHRGGLRGAPWGAWGSSKCPVGYLGVFEVPRGCGAPHGGPTDTPRPPQEHSTGEPLDGAHHRVGHEGFLGGLGGLHARDPRRGIV; from the exons ATGGGGTGCTTGGGGGTCTTCGAA GTGCCCCGTGGGTGTGGGGCGCCCCACAGAGGTCCAACGGACACCTCGCGACCAACACAAGAACGTCCCACCGGCGCCCCGTTGTGTGGGATGCGCCATCGAGGTGGTCTTCAAGGTGCTCCATGGGGTGCTTGGGGGTCTTCGAG GTGCCCCGTGGGGTGCTTGGGGGTCTTCGAGGTGCCCCGTGGGTGTGGGGCGCCCCACGGAGGTCCAACGGACACCCTGCGACCCCCACAAGAACATCCCACTGGCGCCCCGTTGCATGGGATGCGCCATCGAGGTGGTCTTCGAGGTGCCCTGTGGGGTGCTTGGGGGTCTTCGAAGTGCCCTGTGGGGTGCTTGGGGGTCTTCGAGGTGCCCCATGGGTGTGGGGTGCCCCACAGAGGTCCAACGGACACCTCGCAACCAACACAAGAACGTCCCACCGGCGCCCCGTTGCGTGGGATGAGCCATCGAGGTGGTCTTCGAGGTGCTCCATGGGGTGCTTGGGGGTCTTCGAGGTGCCCCATGGGTGTGGGGTGCCCCACAGAGGTCCAACAGACACCCCGCGACCCCCACAAGAACATCCCACTGGCACCCCGTTGCGTGGGATGCGCCATCGAGGTGGTCTTCGAGGTGCTCCGTGGGGTGCTTGGGGGTCTTCGAGGTGCCCCATGGGTGTGGGGTGCCCCACAGAGGTCCAACAGACACCCCGCGACCCCCACAAGAACATCCCACTGGCACCCCGTTGCGTGGGATGCGCCATCGAGGTGGTCTTCGAGGTGCTCCGTGGGGTGCTTGGGGGTCTTCGAA GTGCCCCGTGGGTGTGGGGTGCCCCACAGAGGTCCAACGGACACCCCGCGACCCCCACAAGAACATCCCACTGGCACCCCATTGCGTGGGATGCGCCATCGAGGTGGTCTTCGAGGTGCTCCGTGGGGTGCTTGGGGGTCTTCGAAGTGCCCTGTGGGGTACTTGGGGGTCTTCGAGGTGCCCCGTGGGTGTGGGGCGCCCCACGGAGGTCCAACGGACACCCCGCGACCCCCACAAGAACATTCCACGGGTGAACCGCTGGATGGGGCGCACCACCGGGTTGGTCACGAAGGTTTcttggggggcttgggggggctTCACGCCCGAGACCCGAGGCGTGGAATAGTCTAG
- the TGFB1I1 gene encoding transforming growth factor beta-1-induced transcript 1 protein isoform X8: MGCLGVFEVPRGCGAPHRGPTDTSRPTQERPTGAPLCGMRHRGGLQGAPWGAWGSSRCPIGVGCPTEVQRTPRDPHKNIPLAPHCWGHTVEVVFKVPRGVLGGLRGAPWVWGAPRRSNGHPATPTRTSHWRPVAWDAPSRWSSRCPVGCLGVFEVPHGCGVPHRGPTDTSQPTQERPTGAPLRGMSHRGGLRGAPWGAWGSSRCSVGCLGVFEVPHGCGVPHRGPTDTPRPPQEHPTGTPLRGMRHRGGLRGAPWGAWGSSKCPVGVGCPTEVQRTPRDPHKNIPLAPHCVGCAIEVVFEVLRGVLGGLRSALWGTWGSSRCPVGVGRPTEVQRTPRDPHKNIPRVNRWMGRTTGLVTKVSWGAWGGFTPETRGVE, translated from the exons ATGGGGTGCTTGGGGGTCTTCGAA GTGCCCCGTGGGTGTGGGGCGCCCCACAGAGGTCCAACGGACACCTCGCGACCAACACAAGAACGTCCCACCGGCGCCCCGTTGTGTGGGATGCGCCATCGAGGTGGTCTTCAAGGTGCTCCATGGGGTGCTTGGGGGTCTTCGAGGTGCCCCATAGGTGTGGGGTGCCCCACAGAGGTCCAACGGACACCCCGCGACCCCCACAAGAACATCCCACTGGCGCCCCATTGCTGGGGGCACACCGTCGAGGTGGTCTTCAAGGTGCCCCGTGGGGTGCTTGGGGGTCTTCGAGGTGCCCCGTGGGTGTGGGGCGCCCCACGGAGGTCCAACGGACACCCTGCGACCCCCACAAGAACATCCCACTGGCGCCCCGTTGCATGGGATGCGCCATCGAGGTGGTCTTCGAGGTGCCCTGTGGGGTGCTTGGGGGTCTTCGAA GTGCCCCATGGGTGTGGGGTGCCCCACAGAGGTCCAACGGACACCTCGCAACCAACACAAGAACGTCCCACCGGCGCCCCGTTGCGTGGGATGAGCCATCGAGGTGGTCTTCGAGGTGCTCCATGGGGTGCTTGGGGGTCTTCGAG GTGCTCCGTGGGGTGCTTGGGGGTCTTCGAGGTGCCCCATGGGTGTGGGGTGCCCCACAGAGGTCCAACAGACACCCCGCGACCCCCACAAGAACATCCCACTGGCACCCCGTTGCGTGGGATGCGCCATCGAGGTGGTCTTCGAGGTGCTCCGTGGGGTGCTTGGGGGTCTTCGAA GTGCCCCGTGGGTGTGGGGTGCCCCACAGAGGTCCAACGGACACCCCGCGACCCCCACAAGAACATCCCACTGGCACCCCATTGCGTGGGATGCGCCATCGAGGTGGTCTTCGAGGTGCTCCGTGGGGTGCTTGGGGGTCTTCGAAGTGCCCTGTGGGGTACTTGGGGGTCTTCGAGGTGCCCCGTGGGTGTGGGGCGCCCCACGGAGGTCCAACGGACACCCCGCGACCCCCACAAGAACATTCCACGGGTGAACCGCTGGATGGGGCGCACCACCGGGTTGGTCACGAAGGTTTcttggggggcttgggggggctTCACGCCCGAGACCCGAGGCGTGGAATAG
- the TGFB1I1 gene encoding transforming growth factor beta-1-induced transcript 1 protein isoform X5: protein MGCLGVFEVPCGVLGGLRGAPWVWGAPQRSNGHLATNTRTSHRRPVVWDAPSRWSSRCSMGCLGVFEVPHRCGVPHRGPTDTPRPPQEHPTGAPLLGAHRRGGLQGAPWGAWGSSRCPVGVGRPTEVQRTPCDPHKNIPLAPRCMGCAIEVVFEVPCGVLGGLRSAPWVWGAPQRSNGHLATNTRTSHRRPVAWDEPSRWSSRCSMGCLGVFEVPHGCGVPHRGPTDTPRPPQEHPTGTPLRGMRHRGGLRGAPWGAWGSSRCPMGVGCPTEVQQTPRDPHKNIPLAPRCVGCAIEVVFEVLRGVLGGLRSALWGTWGSSRCPVGVGCPTEVQRTPRDPHKNIPLAPHCVGCAIEVVFEVLRGVLGGLRSAPWVWGAPRRSNGHPATPTRTFHG, encoded by the exons ATGGGGTGCTTGGGGGTCTTCGAAGTGCCCTGTGGGGTGCTTGGGGGTCTTCGAGGTGCCCCGTGGGTGTGGGGCGCCCCACAGAGGTCCAACGGACACCTCGCGACCAACACAAGAACGTCCCACCGGCGCCCCGTTGTGTGGGATGCGCCATCGAGGTGGTCTTCAAGGTGCTCCATGGGGTGCTTGGGGGTCTTCGAGGTGCCCCATAGGTGTGGGGTGCCCCACAGAGGTCCAACGGACACCCCGCGACCCCCACAAGAACATCCCACTGGCGCCCCATTGCTGGGGGCACACCGTCGAGGTGGTCTTCAAGGTGCCCCGTGGGGTGCTTGGGGGTCTTCGAGGTGCCCCGTGGGTGTGGGGCGCCCCACGGAGGTCCAACGGACACCCTGCGACCCCCACAAGAACATCCCACTGGCGCCCCGTTGCATGGGATGCGCCATCGAGGTGGTCTTCGAGGTGCCCTGTGGGGTGCTTGGGGGTCTTCGAA GTGCCCCATGGGTGTGGGGTGCCCCACAGAGGTCCAACGGACACCTCGCAACCAACACAAGAACGTCCCACCGGCGCCCCGTTGCGTGGGATGAGCCATCGAGGTGGTCTTCGAGGTGCTCCATGGGGTGCTTGGGGGTCTTCGAGGTGCCCCATGGGTGTGGGGTGCCCCACAGAGGTCCAACAGACACCCCGCGACCCCCACAAGAACATCCCACTGGCACCCCGTTGCGTGGGATGCGCCATCGAGGTGGTCTTCGAGGTGCTCCGTGGGGTGCTTGGGGGTCTTCGAGGTGCCCCATGGGTGTGGGGTGCCCCACAGAGGTCCAACAGACACCCCGCGACCCCCACAAGAACATCCCACTGGCACCCCGTTGCGTGGGATGCGCCATCGAGGTGGTCTTCGAGGTGCTCCGTGGGGTGCTTGGGGGTCTTCGAAGTGCCCTGTGGGGTACTTGGGGGTCTTCGAGGTGCCCCGTGGGTGTGGGGTGCCCCACAGAGGTCCAACGGACACCCCGCGACCCCCACAAGAACATCCCACTGGCACCCCATTGCGTGGGATGCGCCATCGAGGTGGTCTTCGAGGTGCTCCGTGGGGTGCTTGGGGGTCTTCGAA GTGCCCCGTGGGTGTGGGGCGCCCCACGGAGGTCCAACGGACACCCCGCGACCCCCACAAGAACATTCCACGGGTGA
- the TGFB1I1 gene encoding transforming growth factor beta-1-induced transcript 1 protein isoform X1, with the protein MDDLDALLADLETTTSHLARRPVLLTDPLGGLPPPHPASTPAGDPPRPPPPPYGPVPINPQHAGPQAPGGDTEQLYSTVQKTRPPRPTPGPPGLGELDRLLRDLNATHSSIADEILAQFPPLKTSEGMKKKEAADEAEVRTSPSRSGTPPGPPTSATSATQELDKLMASLSDFHLRRTVSPKESRTRPPPLSSCTPITFFFPSSHPQPPQKKGVPEEGNLDSMLVLLQSDLSRQGVPTGAKGVCGSCQKPIAGKVVRALGCAWHPEHFVCARCGGELGGGSFFEKDGAPYCPRDYGRLFSPRCARCAQPILDKMVTALDKNWHPEHFCCVKCGQPFGEEGFLEKDGQQYCRQDFAELFSSRCQGCGRPILEGYIAALEGLWHPECFVCRECFAPFVGGSFFEDGGHPYCERHFHARRGSLCRGCGEPIAGRCVTAMAQRFHPEHFVCAFCLRPLSKGTFQEQEGKPYCQPCFLRLFG; encoded by the exons ATGGACGACCTGG ACGCCCTCTTGGCCGACCTGGAGACGACGACGTCTCACCTCGCTCGGCGCCCGGTGCTGCTGACGGACCCTCTGGGGGGGTTGCCCCCCCCGCACCCGGCCTCTACCCccgctggggaccccccccggccacccccacccccctaTGGCCCA GTCCCCATTAACCCCCAACACGCCGGTCCCCAGGCGCCGGGGGGGGACACCGAGCAGCTCTACAG cACGGTGCAGAAGACCCGGCCCCCCCGACCCACCCCGGGTCCCCCCGGTTTGGGAGAGCTCGACCGGCTCCTCCGCGACCTCAACGCCACCCACAGTTCCATCGCAG atgaGATCCTGGCCCAGTTCCCCCCGCTGAAGACTTCCGAGGGGATGAAGAAGAAGGAGGCGGCGGATGAGGCTGAAGTCAGAACGTCCCCCTCCCG ctcggggacccccccgggacccccaacTTCAGCAACCTCAGCCACCCAAGAGCTGGACAAGCTGATGGCCTCGCTCTCCGACTTCCACCTCCGCCGCACCGTAAGTCCGAAGGAATCCAGGAcgcgtcccccccccctttcatCCTGCACCCCCataactttctttttcccttcttcccacccgcagcccccccaaaaaaagggggTTCCCGAGGAGGGGAACCTCGACTCcatgctggtgctgctgcagtcCGACCTCAGCCGCCAAGGGGTCCCCACGGGGGCGAAGGGGGTTTGTGGGTCCTGCCAGAAGCCCATCGCTGGGAAG GTGGTGAGGGCTTTGGGGTGCGCCTGGCACCCCGAGCATTTCGTCTGCGCCCGCTgcgggggggagctgggggggggcagctttTTCGAGAAGGACGGGGCGCCCTACTGCCCGCGGGACTACGGACGGCTCTTCTCCCCCCGCTGCGCCCGCTGCGCCCAGCCCATCCTCGAC AAAATGGTGACGGCGCTGGACAAGAACTGGCACCCGGAGCACTTCTGCTGCGTCAAGTGTGGGCAACCCTTCGGCGAAGAAG GTTTCCTGGAGAAGGACGGCCAACAGTACTGCCGCCAGGACTTCGCCGAGCTCTTCTCCAGCCGGTGCCAGGGCTGCGGGCGGCCCATCTTGGAGGGCTACATCGCTGCCCTCGAGGGGCTCTGGCACCCCGAGTGCTTCGTCTGCcgg GAGTGTTTCGCGCCCTTCGTGGGGGGCAGCTTCTTCGAGGACGGCGGCCACCCCTACTGCGAGCGGCACTTCCACGCCCGCCGCGGCTCCCTGTGCCGAGGTTGCGGGGAACCCATTGCCGGCCGGTGCGTCACCGCCATGGCCCAACGGTTCCACCCCGAGCATTTCGTCTGCGCCTTCTGCCTCCGGCCCCTCTCCAAGGGCACCTTCCAAGAGCAGGAGGGCAAGCCCTACTGCCAACCATGCTTCCTCCGCCTCTTCGGGTGA
- the TGFB1I1 gene encoding transforming growth factor beta-1-induced transcript 1 protein isoform X3, protein MDDLDALLADLETTTSHLARRPVLLTDPLGGLPPPHPASTPAGDPPRPPPPPYGPVPINPQHAGPQAPGGDTEQLYSTVQKTRPPRPTPGPPGLGELDRLLRDLNATHSSIADEILAQFPPLKTSEGMKKKEAADEAEVRTSPSRSGTPPGPPTSATSATQELDKLMASLSDFHLRRTPPQKKGVPEEGNLDSMLVLLQSDLSRQGVPTGAKGVCGSCQKPIAGKVVRALGCAWHPEHFVCARCGGELGGGSFFEKDGAPYCPRDYGRLFSPRCARCAQPILDKMVTALDKNWHPEHFCCVKCGQPFGEEGFLEKDGQQYCRQDFAELFSSRCQGCGRPILEGYIAALEGLWHPECFVCRECFAPFVGGSFFEDGGHPYCERHFHARRGSLCRGCGEPIAGRCVTAMAQRFHPEHFVCAFCLRPLSKGTFQEQEGKPYCQPCFLRLFG, encoded by the exons ATGGACGACCTGG ACGCCCTCTTGGCCGACCTGGAGACGACGACGTCTCACCTCGCTCGGCGCCCGGTGCTGCTGACGGACCCTCTGGGGGGGTTGCCCCCCCCGCACCCGGCCTCTACCCccgctggggaccccccccggccacccccacccccctaTGGCCCA GTCCCCATTAACCCCCAACACGCCGGTCCCCAGGCGCCGGGGGGGGACACCGAGCAGCTCTACAG cACGGTGCAGAAGACCCGGCCCCCCCGACCCACCCCGGGTCCCCCCGGTTTGGGAGAGCTCGACCGGCTCCTCCGCGACCTCAACGCCACCCACAGTTCCATCGCAG atgaGATCCTGGCCCAGTTCCCCCCGCTGAAGACTTCCGAGGGGATGAAGAAGAAGGAGGCGGCGGATGAGGCTGAAGTCAGAACGTCCCCCTCCCG ctcggggacccccccgggacccccaacTTCAGCAACCTCAGCCACCCAAGAGCTGGACAAGCTGATGGCCTCGCTCTCCGACTTCCACCTCCGCCGCACC cccccccaaaaaaagggggTTCCCGAGGAGGGGAACCTCGACTCcatgctggtgctgctgcagtcCGACCTCAGCCGCCAAGGGGTCCCCACGGGGGCGAAGGGGGTTTGTGGGTCCTGCCAGAAGCCCATCGCTGGGAAG GTGGTGAGGGCTTTGGGGTGCGCCTGGCACCCCGAGCATTTCGTCTGCGCCCGCTgcgggggggagctgggggggggcagctttTTCGAGAAGGACGGGGCGCCCTACTGCCCGCGGGACTACGGACGGCTCTTCTCCCCCCGCTGCGCCCGCTGCGCCCAGCCCATCCTCGAC AAAATGGTGACGGCGCTGGACAAGAACTGGCACCCGGAGCACTTCTGCTGCGTCAAGTGTGGGCAACCCTTCGGCGAAGAAG GTTTCCTGGAGAAGGACGGCCAACAGTACTGCCGCCAGGACTTCGCCGAGCTCTTCTCCAGCCGGTGCCAGGGCTGCGGGCGGCCCATCTTGGAGGGCTACATCGCTGCCCTCGAGGGGCTCTGGCACCCCGAGTGCTTCGTCTGCcgg GAGTGTTTCGCGCCCTTCGTGGGGGGCAGCTTCTTCGAGGACGGCGGCCACCCCTACTGCGAGCGGCACTTCCACGCCCGCCGCGGCTCCCTGTGCCGAGGTTGCGGGGAACCCATTGCCGGCCGGTGCGTCACCGCCATGGCCCAACGGTTCCACCCCGAGCATTTCGTCTGCGCCTTCTGCCTCCGGCCCCTCTCCAAGGGCACCTTCCAAGAGCAGGAGGGCAAGCCCTACTGCCAACCATGCTTCCTCCGCCTCTTCGGGTGA
- the TGFB1I1 gene encoding transforming growth factor beta-1-induced transcript 1 protein isoform X2, translating to MDDLDALLADLETTTSHLARRPVLLTDPLGGLPPPHPASTPAGDPPRPPPPPYGPAPGGDTEQLYSTVQKTRPPRPTPGPPGLGELDRLLRDLNATHSSIADEILAQFPPLKTSEGMKKKEAADEAEVRTSPSRSGTPPGPPTSATSATQELDKLMASLSDFHLRRTVSPKESRTRPPPLSSCTPITFFFPSSHPQPPQKKGVPEEGNLDSMLVLLQSDLSRQGVPTGAKGVCGSCQKPIAGKVVRALGCAWHPEHFVCARCGGELGGGSFFEKDGAPYCPRDYGRLFSPRCARCAQPILDKMVTALDKNWHPEHFCCVKCGQPFGEEGFLEKDGQQYCRQDFAELFSSRCQGCGRPILEGYIAALEGLWHPECFVCRECFAPFVGGSFFEDGGHPYCERHFHARRGSLCRGCGEPIAGRCVTAMAQRFHPEHFVCAFCLRPLSKGTFQEQEGKPYCQPCFLRLFG from the exons ATGGACGACCTGG ACGCCCTCTTGGCCGACCTGGAGACGACGACGTCTCACCTCGCTCGGCGCCCGGTGCTGCTGACGGACCCTCTGGGGGGGTTGCCCCCCCCGCACCCGGCCTCTACCCccgctggggaccccccccggccacccccacccccctaTGGCCCA GCGCCGGGGGGGGACACCGAGCAGCTCTACAG cACGGTGCAGAAGACCCGGCCCCCCCGACCCACCCCGGGTCCCCCCGGTTTGGGAGAGCTCGACCGGCTCCTCCGCGACCTCAACGCCACCCACAGTTCCATCGCAG atgaGATCCTGGCCCAGTTCCCCCCGCTGAAGACTTCCGAGGGGATGAAGAAGAAGGAGGCGGCGGATGAGGCTGAAGTCAGAACGTCCCCCTCCCG ctcggggacccccccgggacccccaacTTCAGCAACCTCAGCCACCCAAGAGCTGGACAAGCTGATGGCCTCGCTCTCCGACTTCCACCTCCGCCGCACCGTAAGTCCGAAGGAATCCAGGAcgcgtcccccccccctttcatCCTGCACCCCCataactttctttttcccttcttcccacccgcagcccccccaaaaaaagggggTTCCCGAGGAGGGGAACCTCGACTCcatgctggtgctgctgcagtcCGACCTCAGCCGCCAAGGGGTCCCCACGGGGGCGAAGGGGGTTTGTGGGTCCTGCCAGAAGCCCATCGCTGGGAAG GTGGTGAGGGCTTTGGGGTGCGCCTGGCACCCCGAGCATTTCGTCTGCGCCCGCTgcgggggggagctgggggggggcagctttTTCGAGAAGGACGGGGCGCCCTACTGCCCGCGGGACTACGGACGGCTCTTCTCCCCCCGCTGCGCCCGCTGCGCCCAGCCCATCCTCGAC AAAATGGTGACGGCGCTGGACAAGAACTGGCACCCGGAGCACTTCTGCTGCGTCAAGTGTGGGCAACCCTTCGGCGAAGAAG GTTTCCTGGAGAAGGACGGCCAACAGTACTGCCGCCAGGACTTCGCCGAGCTCTTCTCCAGCCGGTGCCAGGGCTGCGGGCGGCCCATCTTGGAGGGCTACATCGCTGCCCTCGAGGGGCTCTGGCACCCCGAGTGCTTCGTCTGCcgg GAGTGTTTCGCGCCCTTCGTGGGGGGCAGCTTCTTCGAGGACGGCGGCCACCCCTACTGCGAGCGGCACTTCCACGCCCGCCGCGGCTCCCTGTGCCGAGGTTGCGGGGAACCCATTGCCGGCCGGTGCGTCACCGCCATGGCCCAACGGTTCCACCCCGAGCATTTCGTCTGCGCCTTCTGCCTCCGGCCCCTCTCCAAGGGCACCTTCCAAGAGCAGGAGGGCAAGCCCTACTGCCAACCATGCTTCCTCCGCCTCTTCGGGTGA